The sequence below is a genomic window from Acropora palmata chromosome 5, jaAcrPala1.3, whole genome shotgun sequence.
ttGTGTGTGGCCTTTTTCAGCGCGACCCTACCAAACAAATACCACAGATGAACAGTTTGTCCCAGAAATCGAAACAAGCTCGACCTCGCTGAATTCAAAGACAGAAGGTAAATTTCAAGCAAACACAAATGTTGctgtaaaagaaatatattgaaatgaaatttaatgcaCGTCTTCCATCAAGCAACaggtaaagaaaagaaaaagacagaaacaaaagacgaaaaaagatataataatgataatgagtGCGTTTTTGCGTTGTGCTGGGTTGAATCTATAAGAATGGTCGAGAATTTTGTCACAGCTTCTTGGCGAAGTTGTTAGAGGAAcgttaattttaattaacgTTAAAAATTTGACGGCAAGCACGTGCCATTCGATTGAATTCAAACCAGTGAAACACTGCTGCAATTAGTGTTATCTCCAGTGACAAGCTCTTTCTCAATCTTCCCTAAATTCTTGCCCGAGGCTCGATTTATTTATTCTTTCAAAAGACCGAAGTAATGTGACGCTTGTAGCCTCGCTCTAACTACAGAAAAGTCActaaaaaccgcttcaaacgATCCGCGCCGATAAATTGCCCTAAGTaatcatgaatattttttaggtTGCCATTTGCGTCAACTGGAGTTAAAAAACAGCTTTTACCTTGTATTGGCACAAACCATAACTCTACGATTATAAAGACAAAGCATTGTGTTTTAGTTTCGCAACAAAAGTTGtattttttcgctgttttctCAACTCAGCCCCCATCCCATTTTTTCATTATGTAAATAAGGcattcttttttgtttatgcCATTCATAacgttagttttgttttgaaaatgaatagGCATTTTTGTCTAGAGGTATATTTTTGCTCGTTTTGTAGGTAGCTATGCCATACAGATTAAACCAGAGCCGAGACAGCGCGCGTGTCAAGGTGCTGAACATCATAGGCCAACAACActaaaacagacaaacaagATGGATAAGGCAACAGATAACTCTACCTATATGAGAATGATGACTGCAGAGACCCATGCTTCAAGCAGTTCACCTTTAGTTTACACCTGCCCCACACAGCCTTCAACGTTTCACTGTATGAAAGGATATAGGCAAATCACCGCGGCATTTGACAACACGCCTTACGAATCTTCACCTTCGTCAAATTATACCACGATCAAGCAAGAACCTCTCGACTATGGTACGACGTGCGACAATCCATACGAACAAGGTAAACCCTTCAAAGCCAACTACGATATCcaattttttctcttccaaGTACATCCTATTCTTCGTCGTCAATCTCAAAGAGTTTTCGATGATAGCAATATTTAATTTACTAGTTACAAACTTTGGTCCTCTTCACATTTAGTTTTCTTTACAGGAGGTAATAAAATCGAGCTTTACATATTTCGGCgctaattcaatttttttcctctctttaAAAGTGCACTTGTTAAAAGGAGCTCAGCGTTGCCGTGTATCgcatttttatttgattttttctcCCACTGACAACCctaaagaaattttgaaattgttgaCCTCCCGTAGCCACTAATTCTTTTTTCACTCATTTAGCAAGAAAATTTTCTATGAAGCGTgaaagttattttttaataaGGTGTTTTTGCTATCTTTACGCCAATTACTACAGTTTTTTATCCTCGAGTCTTGGCTGTAGATGAACAGCAGTTGGGTGGAATGTCAAACTTGTGATGAGAGATTTCTGTGCCATTGCAGTTGCTCATTTGAGTTGCGAAACAGTCGAAGCCGGACGCGCTTGTAAACTTTAAAGCTCAACCGCTTTTGTTCTCGTGCTTTGATAAAGTATACATGTTTTTGTGCTGGTAAGCACCGACAAATGGCCTGTGTTGAAATGAAACTGTTTAAGGctttattactttattttctAACTTCACTTTATtataattcttttttcttataaTTCCGCTAGAACGTTTACAGAGCCTCGCTTCGTATCACCATCCAGCAGCTCACCAACAGAGTGAATGCTACAGCCTGCAATCACCTTCCAGTGAAGGTAAATTTTGCTATTGTCAAATAGCACTCTGCGAATTGTTTTCCATTCTAATAAGACAGTTTGATAGCCAACATAAAATGAATATTcataattttgattttatgaTAGAAGatgttgaaattaattttaattgttatggAGTGAACTGAGCACAATATCTCCAATTTGCAAGGCAGATGTTTTTTAAGCTGATTGCTGCATAACTTTAATATTTTGCTTGGCAAACACATATGAGTAGTGACAGCCATAAGCCAAATGCTTCTTCTTTCCCTTTACTTATGACGCATTTTTTAGTGCTTGCTTCAGTCATGATAAAAGATTGCCCCAGTTTGTCTTTGTACGTGTAGatattgttgttttgcatAAGTAGAGGTGTTTTCTTGCACTTAAAAttcttaacaaaaaaatactcGCTAATTGaagtaaaacattttcaaaagatcTTAGGAATATCCTGTAGTTTACATTTGAAATTAAACTCTACTCCCTCTGTCATTCCCTGCCGTTTCTTAAATTTACTTGTGAaccactttttctttcattcgcgGTTGAGTTCTTGTATTTCACATAGGATAAGATGctattgtttgcattttataTTTCTGTAATTAAATTATACATTGACAGCGGCACATTCTCTTAGGCATTTTAAACCTTAAAGCAGAGTAAAATATGATAGGCCTTTTccaaacttttaaaaattagtttagtttttgagGGCCATTTACCCGCCATTGTCAAAGGTAATTTAATTTGCTCCGTGCAAGACATTCGCTTAAATTCACAATCATGCGGCAGGTGTATTTCGGCTCTCAATAGACTAAATTTTGCCTGATTAATGGTTTTAGGGTCTCCTCTTTCTGAATACAGTGTACATCCTTTCAAAAGGCACAAAACCCTTCATCTCTCACCGGCAGAAAATTACCTGTAAAAGCGCCGTGCATGACCTTTTAATTTGCTAATTGGgttcaaataaaaaagaagtgaTTTATTCCGTTGACGAGCTTTTGAGGGGAACATAAAATAGAGAGTTTATTCGGCTACAGcgatgaaaatgaaagcagaTTACTGCCTTATTTCTCTCaatttttattctcattataaaaaaaaaatcttgtgTTGAACTGGAGAAAAGGCTGAAGTTTTCtgcaacaaagaaaagcattGATGATGTAGTTTCCATTCgaaacatcaaatattcgcAGGTTTTTCTATCTTGGTTCTTGTTTAGTCGAATTTCTGTTAATTACATAAGTAGGTAGTTTGGTTTGATCATGCTACCACCGATGAATCACTTTACCCACAACTAAATAAagctctttttttgttcaagtgtcaattgaattttcttttcacggATTGCCCCATTTTATCAAGATTTTGTAAGCCTCGTGACTCCGCTAATCAAACGTGATTTTAATGTACAAGAAAGAAATCCAAGTACACAAGGCGCTGTCATTTAGTCCTTTACAGCTTCACCATTCCGTAAGCTGAAATGGGCATTGCAGTTTCAAACATAAAAAGGACGCTTGAGGCGAATTTCGGAATCACCTGCGACGGGATTGGATCACGTTTCGCACACTCAACCAAATCGAAGCATCACAGACCTTGTCTATTCCAAAGCAGTAGATTGTAAATTCCTCCTGAAATAATGTTCACCTTAGTTTTACGGATTTGTGTggtgaataattgttcatGCTGTGTTACTCTAGTTGCATGATTGCCATAAGGTTGATGTGGTCTTTGACTTGTAATATTAAGCTTTCTATGCCTCTCCTTTCAGCACTTTCATACCTTTGTAACACAGTATGTTTATCTCAGGCTCTCTCTCGAGCCGGTTTTCGTTCATAGAAATGTCTCTATACTAACAGCCATTACTGTCGAGTCGACCGAACTTAGTACGTGAATATCGGGGGTAAAACTGGtttcaaaatatttataaCTCCCATTTCTCCATTTCTCAGTGGTTGAGTAACATCCAAAAGACAAGTAAAAGTGTTCAAGGTCTCGAAATGCTTTAGAATATCAGGataaaaaggaagagaaactTCAATTTATACCAAAGACAGGATATTTACTGTGGTAAACGGGAAGCGATATGTCAACAAGAAAGGGCGGAAACGATCAGAGATTTAAGAGTGTATACTTTAAAAACACTCTGCAAGGGGAAACAGGTTAATTTCTGGTCGtgcttcaaaaataaaaaaaaaagaaagagattaGAACCTCCACATACGCTAAGGTTTTTCGTTCCAATTTTGTCGTTTGAGGTATAAACGAGCAAACGGATAGTTGATAATCTTGACCATTTGATTTCAGTGCCAGAGGCTTCACTTTCTGAAGCAATATGAGGCCCAAATTCCTACACGATTTGCCTTGCGCTCCATAGTGacgagaatttttttctttcctgtttaaACGTGCATGTCTGTTATCAAACGGACGTAAGTAATGTTAAGTCCGCTTCgcatgaaaaataacaatacgAATTACAAAGTGCTGCTTAATATGAAAATGTCAGCAAATGATGGCCGCTTCCTCACGCATTCGGTCGCCCTTTTACGCTGAAGAAGGTTTTGAGGAACTCGACCGTTTGGATTTGGATTTTCCCTAAGCGAAATGATCGGAATTCTGTGCTTGCTTGCTTGTTGAGGTTGATGTGGAGTCGACCATTCACTAGTCTTCACTGGCTAACAAAATGGTAAAATCATGCAGAAACTTGGTgggaacaatttttttcacttcacaaAGATATCCCACGATTTAAAACTCGAAAAAAGGGACGACCTTGATCGTTTGATGAGAAAAGGAGTCTTGAAATCATTCCATGGGATCATTGTCTCTGTGGAAAATTCAATTATGCGAGATGATGGGGTAGAAAGTGCGTTAGTAAAtgatctttgtttttgttttgtctttttccttCTGTTAGCTGCAGTCTATGATCCAAATGTGCACTCGTTTTATGACGAGCCTTTGCCATATCCAGAAAGATACCACAAATATACAGACTTCAACGATCACAAACCAACATATAGAGACGGTAAGTCAATTTTGTaatctttctttatttttatttttaacagttTACAGTTGAAAAGAGTAAAGTGTAAGTTTCAGCGATATTTTATGTTGCCTTTAGCATTATTAGATCACTTTTGTGAGATTAATACTACGACACATACGTCGGGGACCCTtaggttttatttttgtacatgaCAGCAAACGGAAAGCAACACGaactaaaaaatatttgcccAGTCACTTGAGGGAGCGGAAGAAAGTAGCCTGGCAAATTGGAATGAGTTATACAACTCTCCGTACCGTACATTACACAAGATTCACAGAATACGACTCTGTGACAACAACATATTCCGTAATAATAAAGCCATTTCACATTCAAGGGGAAAAATAAAATCTCAGTAGCTTTGCACCTGTCATCAGCAACTATAACGCTGTGAGAAGATTAAACAAAAAGGCCGCGCATTTAGCCTTGTTGAGAACTACTGAAGAAGCCCTTCCTTGTcgggttttgtttttcttttcgtgtaaaaagagaaaattttcaaggCGTTTCTTTGCACTATATTTAGCCAGGCTAATATTCAATGATAAGCTAGTAAAGTCTAGTAAAATCCCATATTGTACGCCAACAAACAGGCGATATGAAACACGTCTTAAAAGCTAGTTCACTATCTTGGCTTTGCACTAATTACTGGCGCAATTTTCATCGCGTCCATGAACCAGCAAGCGGCCGACATAAGTTTCAAGCTACGCATCAGATATTTATCAAACATTTTCGCCATTACACTGTcattaaatgaaagaaacgTTTTCCGGATAAAAGCAACGGACTAATCTTTGCTTAAACATATGTTATGCTTTTCTTTGGcaacttttgttttaacaGAGAATCTTTGAGAATGAACAAGAAGCCGCTAAGAtttaattgcttaaattggacgAAAATTTGCCTTCTTTTCGATTTATATCATCAATTAATTCCAGGAAGTTTCTTTTCCCATTAAGGCGTAAATATTCTTCAAAAGACAACTTTCTCTGCAAGATATGAATACTtttaaaccaaaacaaaatgtcagACTCGCTAGAAAATGGGGCGTGTGATCGCAGCTGAAAGGCCCGGATGTTATTCTCGACTTGAAACAACCAAAATAGACAATAAACCCAAAATCAAGAAGGTTTGAGACGAGCACGTTTTTGTTCAACAATCAGTGGGAAAGGCGCtgcctttttaattttgtttttttaatttcgctCCTTCGAGAAGACGCCAGAATTGTCAGTTGACATGAATAATTACAAGATAAATTACTTTTAGCAAAAATCAAACACTCTGACGCCAAACTTCTCTTAAGTTGTGACAAATgtcaaaatcatttgatttgtATTCAGTTAAGCGAACTTTGCACGTCGAAAGATTAATTTCGgtcttttatttgttattttcgttttttaacttaattaaaaagcaaaatgcaCACAGTTTTTTTGGGAGCACCTACCGCACAATAAATTATCCCACACGTTAAGCAGCAAATTTGACAACAAAATGGATTGTTCAGgtggaaaaatgagaccaaaCCGAGTTTATCAGAGCGTTTTACAGCCACGCAAATGCGTCATCTGTCATCGCGAAGTTTCTTAAGAGACTGACAATGTTTTGAATATCAATAGAATTTAGAAAAGCCATTTCATATTTGTACCAAGCGCTTTGTCCGATTGCACTCGCTAATGATGTTTCTTATGTATgtataaatttttttataaatcAGGCATTTCTATATTCATTTTGTGACGATTCCTTATCTTCTTTCGAACACATGACTTTTCTCTTTCGATAGATTCGTTTTAAAATTGTCTATTAGACGGTCTTTGTTGTCCGTACTATAACTGAgagttgcaattttcaagtgaactCTAATTGTGACAACATAGATGAAGCATCCTCTAACGCATAGTCTCAAATTCAGAAGTAAGGAGCAGACTGCATCAACTATTCATTTGAAGCAGAATACATAGAAAATGCAAACACAGACCACAAAGACAAGAACATTTTTAAGCTATTGCATTCGCTAGAAACAAGATAAACCTCGTAACTGTTCAGTTTCCGTAcagtattttaaaaatttcactttATCAGACTGGACCGTTATCATTGCAACTTTGCAAACTTTGCTCTGGTATGTGACgtacaaaatgttttacatCTGAAATCATTTACAATCAAATCCTGTACCCTAGTTTAAGTTGGTTTCGCAGGTGAAACTGACCACTGAAGAGCGAAAATGTCTTTTGATTATTAGCTCGTAGGGACTGGTGACACTTGTCAACCCACACCCCGAATTGAATAAAGCCTTCCACACACAAAATTACGGATCAAGCCAGATTCCTGAGTCTGCTGCAAACTACTCAGTTTGCTAGCATTGACAACATTGCGCATTATTTTGATTCGCCACATACATTGGCAAAGTGTAGAGATGGCGGCATAGTAGAAGTCGTCAAACAAGTAATTTGAGAAGGCTTTACTTGTTGCCCAGCTGCAAATTTCGAATCTGCGTATAGTAAAACTGAGTTTATTATGGGAACAATCCTAAACTTAGCAGGGTCAAAGTACAAATAGAACGATCTAATTTACGTCCAAACTAATGTCTGGACATTGATATCTAAGGGATGCAGCTGGAACACTTacagactgttttgtttgaaGGAAAGCTTCCACAGAGAGAacttttttatatatattgtTATTGCTGCCGACTCATGGGTTGAGGTCTTCAGCTGCAGCCAGATCATATTTCAGAGTGTATCCTTGACAAATTTACCTCTACACAACTAACAATATTGTTGGAAACCAATGGGATAAGGAACCGCGGTTACCGTTTTGATTCAGAGTTTTAAAGAGACGATCAAAGCAATAAGTAACTGAACTTTCTAGCACGATTCACTAAAGTGTCATTTTCTCTGTggcattttcaaacaaaatagaTTATTTTGGATTCCAAAGTGAAATACAAAGAAAGATTCAATAACGAAGGTTAAAAgatctttttcattttagtgtTTCCAAGCTGTATACAAACCTGCTTAATTGCTCAAACTGTTATTAAAGTGATACTAACCGAAAAGATCATTCACCTCTCtccaagaaaatgaaactttccTTCCTTTATTATGTCGGCTGcttaaaattaagaattacGAGCcgtcaaaaaataattttgtggcTGTGATAGCGGGATGAATATCTGCTGTTTTGCAACTCCTTAGCATTCTGTTGTCTGTTTTTTGTGTTATGAAAACACACCAATGTTAAATGGTGTTTCCTTCACGGAAGAGCGTCATCAACATTAGCAGTCTCCGCCTACCAAAGgagaaaatgaatgaagtTATTTTCCAAATTTGCGCATTTCATGCACTCGGGATTCATTTTATACCGCTGTGTCTTATAGCATACCGCTTTCTTgcagagaaagaaaatgaatagTATAAACAAAGTTGAATTTCTCTTATTTTGATTAACACTCAGGGCACCATTCACTTAATCTATTATTAATTCGGTCTATGTAACGTCTATGCAAACCCTAGGTAAGTAACAAGTTCAATTTGCTCTTTTTTATAGCTCCCGAATTCAAAGTACCAAATGGAGTTACCTATCCGGAACCTAGAGCCTTTCAGAGAAGGGGATCGTTACAACTCTGGCAATTCCTGGTCGCTCTTTTAGACGAGCCTGAATGTTCCTCGTTTATAGCTTGGACAGGGCGTGGAATGGAATTCAAACTCATCGACCCCGAAGAGGTTGCAAGACGATGGGGAATCCAAAAGAATCGCCCAGCCATGAACTATGATAAATTAAGTCGCTCTCTGCGCTACTACTATGAAAAGGGAATCATGCAAAAAGTGGCAGGAGAACGCTATGTATATAAATTCGTCTGTAGCCCTGAGGCGTTATTCAGTATGGCTTTCCCCGACTCACAAAAACCCTACATCAAACCAGAATGCAGGGAACCAAAGCCTGTGAGCCCACACGCAAGTCAGCAGCTTCTTCCCATGCCTAAAGATCCTTATGCCAAGGCACCCTTCCCACAGCAGCATTATGTCACACCAACAGCAAACTGCTACCAAGCCGAGTGGGACCTGGACACCACATGTGTTTACTAACAACAGGAGGATTTCACTGACAGAAATGTTAATTAAAGGAACAAGGTAGACTCCTTGtttcaacaataacaaaacttCTTAATGACAGCCTGTAATCCAATTGAGCTCTACTAGAAAGAGTGTCTCAGTTTCCTTACATCCTCTATCGGTTACAGGTATGCGAAACACTGCATTCAATGACACTTCCATTTAATTTGAGCGACTCCAGTTGTAATGTCACATAATCAGCATAAAATCTTTTTGTGTTAATGACTGGCATgctaaattattattaaggtTTTTTCTGAACAGAACAAAACCTTTTTGGTAAAAAGGGCtttaaaattgctttcaaAGTGTCTAATAATGAAAGATTTGTATTCATTCACCCAAAGCTCTGGGCAACCAAATTTACCTAGTTTGGTAAAAGGATATCTTGATGCATGGTGGGTAAGTAAATGCGATAAATTTTGCAGCATTTACACATGTAATAGGTCAGATTTCAATACACATGTAGAGCAAACTTGCCAGTAGATTTTTCCATGTACTTCATTACACAAGGAATAATTTTGTCTTGGTTTTATATCCAGGCAGTTTGTGACTGACAAAAAGTTTTAATGCCGTGTTTAATCATATTTGACGACTTTTAAGGGAACAAAACCACAACTAAGTATGTGGGCTCGCTCCTAAGCGTTTTGGCGGGAATGCGTAACACCGCTCGTGTTTGAGCTTCTTGCGATGATTGGCTAATCTTATTGTTTGTCTGTTGTGATTTccaaaataaatgattttattttgacttCACAATATTTGATATTATACAGCTGCAAAAATGGAACATGCAGAGGGACCATTAGAAAAGGTGCTAACTTCATGGGAAGAGAATTAAGTTTTCACACTGTTTTTGCTTCTATTAGATTTTGTTCTTCAACAATACGGATCcaattttcattgaaagcACACGAGTACACTTAGATTTAAATGTTGCTCAACTTGTTCTTAGGTCGATTGATTTTTCTAATGATTCCCCTCGTTTCCTCCTTTCCTAAATGGTCTCCCTAGCTTAAATATTAGAATTTCGACCAGAAGGGAAAGCATCTCTTGATTTCCCTAATAGTCCTCATTAAATCGAAGAAATTTTCCGCTGCAGTAATTTCCCGCATTTTTGTCCTACATAAACTTCCTTTttcgtgtgtgtgtgtgtgtgtgtgtgtgtgtttttttaacgtcttgaataaaaaagaaatgcaaatttatttaTGACATGGAACACATTTCCCTTCCTCGCTCTATCGTGGACTAAACTGTGGCCGTTTCTcctatttttcaaagcctcgaattcaaagaatttttcaggtATAAATTGTACACATGCAGATAATTTTTGTAGCGGAGAGTTACTTCAAACGATAGGAACTTTAACAACCTTTAGATGTGATGAAACATACATTGGAATAGGCTTCGCCTGAATGCGTGAGGTCAAACTGAGGCGATTGGTAAATATTTTCTATATTAGGTAGCCTTTGTAAAGTTTGGATGATCGATCGACGATCAAACAAGTATTAAAGCGAACGCAACTGTATTGTTCGTATTGTCTATAAAAGTAATCATTTATTGCTATTATATTAGTCACTTATTGTTTATAACAtgtaaaatacattttgacCAAATATctataaatttaaatttgtaatATTTGAAGATGCCTTGAAAGCTGGAATAAAAGAGGAGATATAAATTATAAAGTGCGGACAATGGCTCATTGCTTGCGCACATGCATTGTATTCTTTCTTCAcattgtttacttttaaactctttTGGCAGAGTCCTTCAGTGATGTATGAAATCAACACAGATTGTTCAcataaacctttttttctaCTTCAAGAGGATGTTGTCTATTTTCCTTTCCTCAGCGTAGAGGTCAATATCTACTTTATTCCAGTATCCTTTAAGTATCAGTCAAGTCACTGTTAAGAGAACACTTCTCTTGTTGATTAGTTTATTGTTTCTTTCCCACCCTTTTGTATGATGGCCCGCATCTGCCACGGCAAAACATATTGTTGTCACTCGATCTAACAATTTTCCCGACAAAATTGAGTCTTACTTCCTAAGGGAAATTACGACACATGGTGGATGTTATCATGAACTTGTCACTGACTTGGGTACTGACAACAAGGTCATGGCTTCAATGCAAACCTTTTTTCGTGACGACGATCTTGCTCACAGATATGTCGCATCACCGCAAAGTCAGAGGATTGAAGGCTGTTGATCACATTTCCAAAGAAAAGGGTCAACGGTCTCTTAAGACTTTCGGTGCACTAAAACTGATTCTCCCAGCAGCTAATAGTGCTCTTACGATTTGCCGTGGAAGCTTGTCTTTTAGGATTCTCTTAACTATTTGTCATGGTGGATCATAAAATGCATATTTTATGTATATTTTATCATCGTATTCCTTTTACTTGCTCGAGACTATCGAGAAATACTAATATATTATTGAAGCCTTGACTACTAATCACTAGCACATCTTGCCTGTGCTAGAAGATTTCTGCAAATGATTTATCGTATGAgtatattgcaaagaaaatgcGACAAGGTACGATGCAGTTTATGAACAGTTTAGAGCTTTCCCACCACCGCTCAGAGCGGAAAATCTGTGAAATATTACCATTACAAGCTCGCTGTACGTTTCGCCCCACCTCGTtgccagggtctctcttcttccctttccCTAGAGCGAGAGCCGCGAGACACGCAAGAGAAAGGGCCGGGCAAAAACAGAGACCCTGGGGACGAGGTTGAGTGTCTCTGATTAGTTCCGCGAAGTTCAAAGCAACAAACTCCGGCAGCGCAATTATCATCAAGAAGTGAAACACAACTAAAGACATTTGAGCTTGAGATCAACTAGACATAGTTTTCACAAGAGCTAGCCCAATATTCCAATTTCCTGAGAAGTTGTGCAttgtaaatatcaaaatacTAAAGACacattactgcgatgatcatagctcacttgactAAAGACACAGTTGTTCACTTTTTCTATTGTTGTCACTGATAATAAAACAGTTatgcaaatttcaaatgaaatgagaatatttttgcatttcaagaactgcttttttaaacaacaatGCGATCGTATGACACTGAAAAACGTTATGATCTTGTAATTGAGCGCAGAACTGCAACAACTTAGTTGTCCCGTTTGAAAGGCGACTGCGTGGAAGAATCGCCCAGAGAGCCTTGTACGCTTAATGAAACTGTCAAATGTCTCCCCAGTTTGATCAAATCCAGATCGTTTCTTGCACTACCAATATCTTTTCTCAAACACAGGGGCTATTAGGGCGCCTCCCTGACTTTAGAGCAAATACGGTAAACAAGCGATACAAATATCTGTCAGGAACTTTTTTATTACTTATGGGCTCTGTTCCCTAATAACgtagaaaatggtttgagcCCAAGGGTTACATACCTCGATGCATTTTGATTGTTCGGGTGAAAGGGGTCCAGAGAAGGACTGTTCGGTAGTGACTGActaacctcgttcccaggttctttcatctccccactCCAAAGGAGGCGAGAcaagaaagaccctggttcaggctggtcaAGAGCCTCCCAAAAGGTGACAAAAAAGCAACGGGAGGGAGACGTAACCTTGTAGTCACCATTTTGTCTTGCCTTAACTCACTAAGGAAGGTTAAAATTTGTCCAAGAATATATCACATCTTAGTTGTGTCACAGCATCAACTGAGAGGGCAGGTGTCGAAGACACCGAAAAAGATATATGCAGCGTCTAGTAGGGCAACAAGTTCTTCTGGGCTCTGCAAGTCTGTGGGAGATTTTTCTCACC
It includes:
- the LOC141881707 gene encoding uncharacterized protein LOC141881707 isoform X2, with the translated sequence MQEHWMIEARPYQTNTTDEQFVPEIETSSTSLNSKTEGSYAIQIKPEPRQRACQGAEHHRPTTLKQTNKMDKATDNSTYMRMMTAETHASSSSPLVYTCPTQPSTFHCMKGYRQITAAFDNTPYESSPSSNYTTIKQEPLDYGTTCDNPYEQERLQSLASYHHPAAHQQSECYSLQSPSSEAAVYDPNVHSFYDEPLPYPERYHKYTDFNDHKPTYRDAPEFKVPNGVTYPEPRAFQRRGSLQLWQFLVALLDEPECSSFIAWTGRGMEFKLIDPEEVARRWGIQKNRPAMNYDKLSRSLRYYYEKGIMQKVAGERYVYKFVCSPEALFSMAFPDSQKPYIKPECREPKPVSPHASQQLLPMPKDPYAKAPFPQQHYVTPTANCYQAEWDLDTTCVY
- the LOC141881707 gene encoding ETS translocation variant 1-like isoform X1, coding for MYQLDSTFDQEVPHMYPQLSSRNTYLERKSCSPTERIRGQGDSLSTDTQELFQDLCQMQEHWMIEARPYQTNTTDEQFVPEIETSSTSLNSKTEGSYAIQIKPEPRQRACQGAEHHRPTTLKQTNKMDKATDNSTYMRMMTAETHASSSSPLVYTCPTQPSTFHCMKGYRQITAAFDNTPYESSPSSNYTTIKQEPLDYGTTCDNPYEQERLQSLASYHHPAAHQQSECYSLQSPSSEAAVYDPNVHSFYDEPLPYPERYHKYTDFNDHKPTYRDAPEFKVPNGVTYPEPRAFQRRGSLQLWQFLVALLDEPECSSFIAWTGRGMEFKLIDPEEVARRWGIQKNRPAMNYDKLSRSLRYYYEKGIMQKVAGERYVYKFVCSPEALFSMAFPDSQKPYIKPECREPKPVSPHASQQLLPMPKDPYAKAPFPQQHYVTPTANCYQAEWDLDTTCVY